A part of Flavobacteriaceae bacterium GSB9 genomic DNA contains:
- a CDS encoding DUF3592 domain-containing protein has product MENLIGAIVFLIVGGGFLYAGFYIRNSNRRIQTNGIKTKAKIIDFIEERSKDAEGDSHIYHFPVVRFTDKNGIETIQKLDSSANPKRINEPIDIIYLKKDNEYEIMINNEFWKTYFPMIFIVGGFLFSGIGIVWLINKI; this is encoded by the coding sequence ATGGAAAACTTAATTGGAGCAATTGTATTTTTAATAGTTGGAGGCGGATTTTTATACGCGGGATTTTACATTCGGAATTCAAATCGTAGAATACAAACAAACGGAATTAAAACAAAAGCTAAAATAATTGACTTTATAGAGGAACGGAGCAAAGACGCTGAAGGAGATTCACACATCTATCACTTTCCTGTTGTTCGATTTACGGACAAAAACGGAATTGAAACAATCCAAAAGTTGGACTCAAGCGCGAATCCAAAACGGATAAATGAACCGATTGATATAATTTACTTGAAAAAGGATAACGAATACGAAATAATGATAAACAACGAGTTCTGGAAGACCTATTTTCCAATGATTTTTATAGTCGGTGGATTTTTATTCTCTGGAATCGGAATTGTATGGTTGATTAACAAAATATGA
- a CDS encoding IS3 family transposase, which yields MSKQAFYKRLKAQQKQEIDHQKLIKMVKEYRKKVGSKTGGIKLYTELKQDFIKADVKIGRDKFYRFLRLNKLLIPKTKNYITTTNSNHMYRKYKNLIKDHVPKRPEQLWVSDITYIKTENGHNYLALVTDAYSKQIMGYNLDNHMRTSLCRKALDMAIKNRKYPNQKLIHHSDRGFQYCNPEYTKFAEDNGITMSMTEQYDPYENAVAERINRTLKYEYGLKQTIKSTELAQKITKQAVYIYNNLRTHFSLKLRKPADVHLNPNIKYKSYRKNNVNLLELKF from the coding sequence ATTAGCAAACAAGCCTTCTACAAAAGGCTCAAAGCACAACAAAAACAAGAAATAGACCATCAGAAGCTAATAAAAATGGTCAAGGAATACCGTAAAAAAGTAGGCTCTAAAACGGGTGGGATTAAACTCTATACTGAACTAAAACAAGACTTTATTAAAGCTGATGTTAAGATAGGAAGAGACAAGTTCTATCGGTTCCTTAGACTTAACAAGCTACTCATTCCTAAAACTAAAAATTACATCACAACCACAAACTCAAACCATATGTACAGAAAATACAAAAACCTGATCAAAGACCACGTCCCTAAACGACCTGAACAGCTATGGGTAAGCGATATAACGTACATTAAAACTGAAAACGGACACAACTATTTAGCATTGGTCACAGACGCCTATTCCAAGCAAATTATGGGCTATAACCTCGATAACCATATGAGAACATCACTTTGCAGAAAAGCGCTCGATATGGCCATTAAAAACAGAAAGTATCCCAACCAAAAACTCATTCATCATTCCGATAGAGGCTTTCAGTACTGCAACCCTGAATACACAAAGTTTGCTGAAGATAACGGAATTACAATGAGTATGACTGAACAATACGATCCGTATGAAAACGCTGTTGCCGAACGCATTAACAGAACGTTAAAATATGAATACGGACTAAAACAAACCATTAAAAGCACTGAATTAGCTCAGAAAATAACCAAACAAGCAGTATATATTTACAACAATCTAAGAACACATTTTAGCTTAAAATTAAGAAAACCTGCTGATGTGCATCTCAATCCAAACATCAAATACAAATCCTATCGAAAAAATAATGTAAATTTACTTGAACTCAAGTTTTAA
- a CDS encoding DNA-binding protein — translation MKTKKDHWRKKSYQKVNLETKLLVVDQILTGHISNNQASKKYDVPRTTIAYWLRKYSTLVQQNNGMSKNDEIKRLKEKIEELEFQKDFQQDIIADMELITGVDMSKKSLPKTLAKEIEKKKKARIKENGSMDVLGLANKPSTKGSKHNKNKK, via the coding sequence ATGAAAACAAAAAAAGACCACTGGCGAAAAAAAAGCTACCAAAAAGTCAATCTAGAAACCAAACTTTTGGTCGTTGACCAAATCCTTACTGGACACATCTCTAACAATCAGGCTTCCAAAAAATATGATGTCCCTAGGACAACCATTGCCTATTGGTTAAGAAAATACAGTACCTTAGTACAACAAAACAATGGTATGAGCAAGAACGATGAAATTAAAAGACTAAAGGAAAAAATTGAAGAACTGGAGTTCCAAAAAGACTTCCAGCAGGACATCATCGCTGATATGGAACTTATTACTGGCGTCGATATGTCAAAAAAGTCATTGCCCAAAACATTAGCAAAAGAGATAGAGAAAAAGAAAAAAGCCCGTATAAAAGAAAATGGCTCTATGGATGTTTTGGGATTAGCAAACAAGCCTTCTACAAAAGGCTCAAAGCACAACAAAAACAAGAAATAG